Part of the Gemmatimonadales bacterium genome, GGTTGCGCGGCGGGCCGCGCCCGGCCGGGCGTGGCGCTGGCGGTACGGCACGAGCCGCGTCCGCAGCGGCTCACGACCGTGTTCGCAGGCCAGGACCGGCCGGCGACGGACCGCGCCCGGAGCTACTTCGAGGGGCAGCCGCCGTCGTCGCCGCAGATCGCGCTGTTCAAGGACGGCCGGATGGTGTTCATGATGCAGCGGCGGGAGATCGAAGGCAGGGATGCGCCGGAGATTGCGGAACAACTGATCGAGGCGTTTGACGAGTACTGCGGTTGATGCAGCCTGAGAGGTGAGAGGTGAGAAGTGAGACGTTGCGGTGAGAGGTGAGCGGCGAGAGCGTCACCTCGACCTCTCACCTCTCACCTGTTCACCGTATCTCCACCGGCACCCTCACTCCCACCCTCGTCTCGCGTAAGCCCGGCTCCACCAGGAGTCCGTTGAACGGAATATTCGGCGGCTCGCCCGTATGCCTCAGCTCGAGCACGAACAGCACCGCCGCGCCGACGGCCGACACCTGGCCGGCGACCAGCCAGACCCGCGCTGCGCGGTCGTGGCGCACGACCTGCTGGTAGGTCGCCTCCGCCATGGGGTCCGCGTAGCGCCCGTTGGGGGCGAGCGTGCAGGTGATCTGGCCGCAGTAGCGGACCAGCGCGGCGAAAGCATCGTTGCCGGCGTTGTGCGCGTGGATGCCGACGGCCGTCGCGCCGACGGCGAGCGCCGCCGCGGCCCACTTGCCGTACCGGATCGCGGCCGGCGTGACGGGTCGCGCGGCGACGGCCGGCGGCCGCCCCGCCGCGGTGTCCGCCTGCGCCGGGGCGACGCGCGGCACCGCCGCCGCCACCAGGGCGCAGCCCCAGACCAGCGTCGCGCTCCTCACTGGAACGCCACCACCTCTCCCCGCTCCGACGCGGCGACGAAGAACCGCCCGTCCACGACCACCGGCTCGACGAGCGGCGGGTGCACCGTCCCCGTCCAGCGCCGCGCCCCGGCCCGGTCCACCAGGCTGATCCGCCCGCCGACCTCGGCCACGATCGCGCCGCCGGCCACCGGCACCGGTCCCGCGCGCGCCACCACGCCGAGCGCCACCCGGGTGGCGCGCGCCGGCGCGTCGAGCGGGACCCACCACAGGTCGCCGTCGTGCGTGAGGACGACGGCGGTGTCCCGCTGCACGGCCACGGCGCCCACCACCCCGCTCCCGACGTCGAGCGTCCAGCGGGTGGCGAGGGTGGCGGTGTCGCAGGCCTCGAGCGCGCCCGCCGTCGTGCCGAACAGGAGCACGCTGTCCGCCACGGCCGGCGCCGCCAGCACCGCCGCGGACGTCGCGCGGCGCGCGCGCACGGCCCCGGTCGCGCCGTCCACCAGGTAGAGCGAGTCGGCGGCCGTGGCGACGATCACGCCGCCCCCGACGGCCACCGGGGGGGCGCGCACGGCGCCGTGGAGGCGCACGCGCCACTGCAGCCCGCCGCCGCTCGCCGAGAGCGCGGTGAGCCAGCCGTCGGTCGTGCCGGCGTAGACCTGCGCGTCGTGGATGGTGATGGGCGCCGCGACGTCGCCGAGCGACCGCGCCCACACCCGGTTCCCGCTCGCGAGATCCAGCGCCAGCACCTGGCCGGCGGCCGTCTCGGTCGCCAGGTACACGCGGTCGTAGTCTACCAGCGGGCCACTGCCGAGGTTCGCGCCGAAGCGGCGCCGCCACACGATCGCGCCCGTGCGCCGGTCCAGGACCGTGAGCTGCCGGTCCACCTGCGAGAGCAGCACCAGGCCCTCCGTCAGCGCCATCGCGCCCACGACGCCGCGGCCGACGTCGATGCGCCAGGCCGGCGCCGGGTCGGCGGACAGTGTGTCGGCGGTCGCGTTCGCGCGCCGCTCGGAGCCGAGGTACGTCGTCCAGCGGCGCTCCTGCGACGCCGGAGCCAGGCGGTTCACGGGCGCGCACGCGTTGACGGACACCAGCGCCGCGGCTAGAATCACCCGCCACGCCTTATGCCGACCCGCCAGGAAATCTCCGCGCTCCCCGCTTCCATCGGTTCGACGGTCGCCGTTCAGGGATGGGTCCTCACGACGCGCTCGTCCGGCAAGATCGCCTTCGTCGTGATCCGCGACGGCACCGGCTACCTCCAGGGCGTGCTCGCGAAGGCGGACGTGCCCGAGGAAGCCTGGCAGCGCTTCCAGTCCCTGACCCAGGAGACCTGCGTCCGCCTGGTGGGCGAGGTGCGCGCCGACCAGCGCTCGCCGGGCGGGGTCGAGCTGGCCGTCCGCGACCTCGCGATCCTCGGCCCGAGCGTGGACTTCCCGATCACGCCCAAGGAGCACGGGACGCCGTTCCTCCTGGATCACCGGCACCTGTGGCTGCGCAGCCGGCGCCAGGCGGCCGTCATGCGGATCCGTCACGAGACCATCCAGGCGATCCGGGACTTCTTCCACGCGCGCGGCTTCTTCCTGGTCGACACGCCGATCCTGACCGGCAGCATCGGGGAGTCCGGCGGCACGCTCTTCAGTACCGAGTACTTCGACCTCGGCAAAGCGTACCTCGCGCAGACCGGCCAGCTGTACGTCGAGGCCGCCTGCGCAGCCCTCGGCAAGGTGTACTGCTTCGGCCCCACGTTCCGGGCCGAGAAGTCCAAGACGCGCCGCCACCTCACCGAGTTCTGGATGGTCGAGCCCGAGGTCGCGTTCGCGACCTCGGACGACAACATCCGGCTCCAGGAGGAGTTCCTCGCCGCGGTGGTCGCCCGCGTGCTCGACCGCCGCGCCGAGGACCTGAAGGAGCTCGAGCGCGACACGTCCCGGCTCGCCGGCATCGTCGCGCCGTTCCCGCGCCTGTCGTACACCGAGGCCGTGGAGCTGCTCCAAGCGAAGGGCTCCTCCATCACGTGGGGCGCGGACCTGGGGGCCGAGGACGAGACCCTGCTCGTCGCGGACCGGGAACGGCCGTTGTTCGTCTACAACTACCCGCGGGCGGCCAAGGCGTTCTACATGAAGGAGAACCCGGACGACCCGCGCACCGTGCTGTGCGACGACTGCCTCGCGCCCGAAGGCTACGGCGAGATCATCGGCGGCAGCCAGCGCGAGGACGACTACGACCGCCTGCTCGCCCGCATCCGGGAGCAGGGCCTGCCGGAGGACGCGTACGGCTGGTACCTCGACCTCCGCAAGTACGGCACCTTCGTGCACTCCGGCTTCGGCCTCGGCGTCGAGCGCACGGTGGCCTGGATCTGCGGGCTCGAGCACATCCGCGAGGCGATCGCCTTCCCGCGCACGATCTACCGCATCACGCCCTAGCGGTGGCCGGCGGCGCCGCGCCGCTGCGGCCCGCCCGGCGTCACGCCGCCGCCTCGGCCGCCTTCACCTCGTCCCACAGCCGGTCCAGGGCCGCCAGGTCGGCGCGGCCCAGCTCCACGCCGCGCTCGGCGGCCTTGTGCTCCAGCGCGCGGAACCGCCGCGCGAACTTCTCGGTCGCGCCGCGCAACGCGGTCGAGGGATGCACGCCCGCCTTGCGCGCCACGTTCACCGCCGCGAACAGCACGTCGCCGATCTCCGCCTCGGGGTGCTCGCGGGCCTCGCGCACCTCCTCCTCGAGCTTGGCCAGCGGCCCGGCCAGGTCGCTCCAGTCGAAGCCGACCGCCGCGGCCCGCTCCTGGAACCGGAACGCGCGCTCGAGCTCGGGGAGGCCCGGCGGGAGGTGGCCCAGGTGCCCCACCGTCTCGCCGCGCGCGGCGGCCTCGTGGCGCCGCTCCTCGGCCTTGACCCGCTCCCAGTGCGGCTTCGGCTCGCCCGCGAACAGGTGCGGGTGGCG contains:
- a CDS encoding BrxA/BrxB family bacilliredoxin → MNPLNIVRQPAAASQAQTMYDERFVAPMREELVRIGFQELRTPEEVDAELQHQQGTTLVVVNSICGCAAGRARPGVALAVRHEPRPQRLTTVFAGQDRPATDRARSYFEGQPPSSPQIALFKDGRMVFMMQRREIEGRDAPEIAEQLIEAFDEYCG
- a CDS encoding PQQ-binding-like beta-propeller repeat protein, whose protein sequence is MILAAALVSVNACAPVNRLAPASQERRWTTYLGSERRANATADTLSADPAPAWRIDVGRGVVGAMALTEGLVLLSQVDRQLTVLDRRTGAIVWRRRFGANLGSGPLVDYDRVYLATETAAGQVLALDLASGNRVWARSLGDVAAPITIHDAQVYAGTTDGWLTALSASGGGLQWRVRLHGAVRAPPVAVGGGVIVATAADSLYLVDGATGAVRARRATSAAVLAAPAVADSVLLFGTTAGALEACDTATLATRWTLDVGSGVVGAVAVQRDTAVVLTHDGDLWWVPLDAPARATRVALGVVARAGPVPVAGGAIVAEVGGRISLVDRAGARRWTGTVHPPLVEPVVVDGRFFVAASERGEVVAFQ
- the asnS gene encoding asparagine--tRNA ligase; the encoded protein is MPTRQEISALPASIGSTVAVQGWVLTTRSSGKIAFVVIRDGTGYLQGVLAKADVPEEAWQRFQSLTQETCVRLVGEVRADQRSPGGVELAVRDLAILGPSVDFPITPKEHGTPFLLDHRHLWLRSRRQAAVMRIRHETIQAIRDFFHARGFFLVDTPILTGSIGESGGTLFSTEYFDLGKAYLAQTGQLYVEAACAALGKVYCFGPTFRAEKSKTRRHLTEFWMVEPEVAFATSDDNIRLQEEFLAAVVARVLDRRAEDLKELERDTSRLAGIVAPFPRLSYTEAVELLQAKGSSITWGADLGAEDETLLVADRERPLFVYNYPRAAKAFYMKENPDDPRTVLCDDCLAPEGYGEIIGGSQREDDYDRLLARIREQGLPEDAYGWYLDLRKYGTFVHSGFGLGVERTVAWICGLEHIREAIAFPRTIYRITP
- the mazG gene encoding nucleoside triphosphate pyrophosphohydrolase; its protein translation is MQDDSAFGSCLDLVRDLRRRCDWDRAQTRETLRPYLREEVAELDEALAAGDEERIAAELGDLLLHLCFQLVIAEERGSFALADVTGALERKMKRRHPHLFAGEPKPHWERVKAEERRHEAAARGETVGHLGHLPPGLPELERAFRFQERAAAVGFDWSDLAGPLAKLEEEVREAREHPEAEIGDVLFAAVNVARKAGVHPSTALRGATEKFARRFRALEHKAAERGVELGRADLAALDRLWDEVKAAEAAA